A part of Silurus meridionalis isolate SWU-2019-XX chromosome 18, ASM1480568v1, whole genome shotgun sequence genomic DNA contains:
- the slc25a3a gene encoding LOW QUALITY PROTEIN: solute carrier family 25 member 3a (The sequence of the model RefSeq protein was modified relative to this genomic sequence to represent the inferred CDS: inserted 2 bases in 2 codons; deleted 1 base in 1 codon; substituted 1 base at 1 genomic stop codon) produces the protein MAVVLLDLVKCRIQVNPKKYKPIFNAFSVTLREDVLQGLGRGWAPMTIGYSMXGLCKFGYYELFKALYNDLLGEENAYLWRMSVYLAASASAEFFAXLAPMEACKVRIQTQPGYARTGVLWGCVCMSLLNKCQMSSDHHFFFSHYLACVFCAVVSHPADSAVSLLNKEKGSSAVQVLKRLGPKGVWKGLFARIVMIGTLTALQWLIYDSVKVXFHLPRPPHPEMPEFLKRKMSLAGQ, from the exons ATGGCAGTTGTGCTTCTCGACCTGGTCAAATGTCGCATCCAG GTAAATCCTAAGAAATACAAGCCCATCTTTAACGCCTTTTCCGTCACCCTGAGAGAAGATGTGCTCCAGGGTCTGGGGCGAGGCTGGGCTCCTATGACTATTGGCTACTCCATGTAAGGTCTTTGCAAGTTCGGCTAT TATGAGCTCTTCAAAGCACTTTATAATGACTTGCTGGGAGAG GAGAACGCTTACCTCTGGAGAATGTCAGTGTACTTGGCAGCATCTGCCAGTGCTGAGTTCTTTG CTCTGGCCCCTATGGAGGCATGTAAGGTGCGCATCCAGACACAGCCGGGTTACGCCAGAACTGGAGTTCTCtggggatgtgtgtgtatgtctttaCTGAATAAATGTCAG ATGTCATCTGATCAccatttcttcttctctcattATTTAGCTTGTGTGTTCTGCGCTGTGGTTTCTCACCCGGCCGACTCAGCGGTGTCCTTGCTGAACAAGGAGAAAGGAAGCTCAGCTGTACAGGTGCTTAAGAGACTGGGGCCTAAGG GTGTGTGGAAGGGGCTGTTTGCTCGCATAGTCATGATCGGCACACTAACTGCCCTGCAGTGGTTAATTTACGACTCTGTGAAGG TtttccacctgccacgcccgcCTCACCCGGAGATGCCCGAGTttttgaagaggaagatgagtTTGGCAGGtcaatag